In one Alphaproteobacteria bacterium genomic region, the following are encoded:
- a CDS encoding glycosyltransferase has product AALPVIAGRERGVPDIVRDGETGHLTRPGDASSFADAVSKTLRDARSWRVMGERARRTMLAEHDITLAAKRLDGILRAVVTERCR; this is encoded by the coding sequence CCGCGGCTTTACCCGTCATTGCGGGTCGCGAGCGAGGTGTTCCTGATATCGTGCGCGACGGAGAGACCGGGCATCTGACTCGGCCGGGCGATGCGTCGTCTTTCGCCGACGCGGTGTCGAAGACGTTGCGGGATGCGCGATCGTGGCGGGTTATGGGCGAGCGAGCGCGGCGGACGATGCTCGCAGAGCATGACATAACGCTTGCGGCCAAGCGGCTCGATGGGATCCTCAGAGCCGTCGTGACGGAGCGTTGCCGGTGA